One window of Leptotrichia sp. oral taxon 498 genomic DNA carries:
- a CDS encoding FeoA family protein produces the protein MMTLLQGKVGDKFFLKDIIEKKLDTRLLSLGVCRGDICKIENIANGNILIKTVETKIVLSENLAEKVEIEVVE, from the coding sequence ATGATGACTTTATTGCAAGGAAAAGTGGGGGACAAGTTTTTTTTAAAAGACATTATTGAAAAAAAACTTGACACGAGATTACTTAGTTTAGGAGTTTGTAGGGGTGATATCTGCAAAATTGAAAATATTGCAAATGGGAATATTTTGATTAAAACAGTAGAAACCAAAATTGTTCTCAGTGAAAATTTGGCAGAAAAGGTAGAGATTGAGGTGGTAGAATGA
- a CDS encoding phospholipase D-like domain-containing protein, giving the protein MQKKKFFLILLIFLSIFSCKSYEKMGLQTKTTVYNADNVDFYYDLTYKKDGATHYERQIWDQAYDILDNAHDFFLMDIFVFNDWVGKGVEEKLHPLPIAEEFAQKILEKKKREPNVEIYLILDESNTFYGAFDNPTHKKLEEAGVKIGYVDLAKLRDPLHLYSAPWRLFIRPFGNPKNVGKTKNPAYEGTDPVTIRSILRALNAKADHRKLIMNESTAMLTSANPHAEGSRHSNVAFKFSSPIIQKIYDAEKPVARITKKDGSLKQRLPNKKLDIPASQNDKIKLQYFTEGATGIDISKELKKARFGDKVVIAQFFLADRKIINDIRKAAKRGVKFEIILNNSTAGLPNKASAGELMKFARKHNYDITVRFYNKGEEMYHVKMMSIFKKDYMITYGGSTNFTRRNMRNYNLENELKIISSYDQKVSKQISDYYDRLWTNRDGDFTLPYDENKNEGVFNDLLFRFIEMNGIGIF; this is encoded by the coding sequence ATGCAGAAAAAAAAATTTTTTTTAATTTTACTTATTTTTCTGTCAATATTTTCGTGCAAAAGTTATGAAAAAATGGGACTCCAGACCAAAACTACCGTTTACAATGCCGACAATGTTGACTTTTACTACGATTTGACTTACAAAAAAGATGGCGCAACACATTACGAAAGACAAATTTGGGATCAGGCTTATGATATTTTGGACAACGCTCATGACTTCTTTCTTATGGATATTTTTGTTTTTAACGATTGGGTTGGAAAAGGTGTGGAAGAAAAATTGCATCCGCTTCCAATCGCTGAAGAATTTGCACAAAAAATTCTAGAAAAAAAGAAAAGAGAGCCAAATGTTGAAATTTATTTGATACTTGATGAGAGTAATACCTTTTACGGCGCATTTGACAATCCAACACACAAAAAATTGGAAGAAGCTGGAGTAAAAATAGGTTATGTCGATTTAGCAAAATTGCGTGACCCGCTGCACTTGTATTCAGCACCTTGGCGACTTTTTATAAGACCGTTTGGAAATCCTAAAAATGTTGGAAAAACTAAAAATCCAGCTTATGAAGGAACTGATCCAGTTACGATTAGAAGTATTTTAAGAGCGTTAAATGCCAAAGCTGACCACAGAAAATTGATTATGAACGAAAGCACGGCTATGCTAACTTCTGCAAATCCACATGCCGAAGGGTCAAGACATTCAAATGTGGCTTTTAAATTTTCTTCGCCAATCATTCAAAAAATTTACGACGCTGAAAAGCCAGTTGCAAGAATTACCAAAAAAGATGGAAGTTTAAAACAAAGATTGCCAAATAAAAAACTTGATATCCCAGCTTCTCAAAACGATAAAATTAAATTGCAATATTTTACTGAAGGAGCGACTGGAATTGACATTTCAAAAGAATTAAAAAAAGCGAGATTTGGTGACAAAGTTGTGATAGCGCAGTTCTTTTTGGCGGACAGAAAAATTATTAATGACATAAGAAAAGCCGCTAAAAGAGGTGTAAAATTTGAAATAATCTTAAACAATTCCACAGCCGGACTTCCAAACAAAGCATCCGCTGGAGAACTTATGAAATTTGCACGAAAGCACAATTACGACATCACAGTTAGATTTTACAACAAAGGCGAAGAGATGTATCACGTGAAAATGATGTCTATCTTTAAAAAGGATTATATGATAACTTATGGCGGCTCGACTAACTTTACAAGAAGAAATATGAGAAATTATAATTTAGAAAATGAACTAAAAATAATTTCGAGTTACGATCAAAAAGTTTCAAAACAAATTTCAGATTACTACGACAGACTTTGGACAAATAGAGATGGTGATTTTACTTTGCCGTATGATGAGAATAAAAATGAAGGAGTTTTTAATGATTTGCTTTTTAGATTTATTGAAATGAATGGAATTGGAATTTTTTAA
- a CDS encoding DNA polymerase III subunit delta — translation MIYFIGGTKFREFKYFEILNKLREKNPNISESFFDAELKEDENFLEKLMTNSIFSSQELVVLKRAQKIKKFETFLKNIANLDIINKQIIIDYEKEDGKLNAELKKVLDKLEKDKKIKNFLFLKDEDIEIQNYVMLELKINKKNASSLLEMIGTNPFKVKNEIEKIKIFLDGEKFDLKKLKNIISIEKEYKIYEITKEILSNRINEVMKYLEQTKEYMGVLYSLYNELEVLYKIKILKKEGKQFSSNYNTFKIQFEKVKEAFKINNRIPNSYAIFKKLELEKNYSLESLKKLVYRSWEIENSIKTGKIEMSAGVERLIMQISSLYKIDCIIK, via the coding sequence ATGATTTATTTTATTGGTGGGACAAAATTTAGAGAATTTAAATATTTTGAAATTTTAAATAAATTGAGAGAAAAAAATCCTAATATCTCTGAGAGCTTTTTTGATGCAGAACTTAAGGAAGATGAAAATTTTTTGGAAAAACTTATGACAAATTCTATCTTTTCTTCGCAGGAACTTGTCGTGTTAAAAAGAGCGCAAAAAATAAAAAAATTTGAAACATTTTTGAAAAACATCGCTAATTTGGATATAATAAATAAGCAAATTATTATTGACTATGAAAAAGAAGATGGAAAATTGAATGCCGAGCTAAAAAAAGTTCTTGATAAACTTGAAAAAGATAAAAAAATTAAAAATTTTTTGTTTTTAAAAGACGAAGATATTGAAATACAAAATTATGTTATGCTTGAGCTGAAAATAAATAAAAAAAATGCTAGTTCACTTTTGGAAATGATTGGAACAAATCCTTTTAAAGTGAAAAATGAAATTGAAAAAATAAAAATTTTTTTAGATGGAGAAAAATTTGATTTAAAAAAACTAAAGAATATTATTTCTATAGAAAAAGAATATAAAATTTACGAAATAACTAAAGAAATTTTATCAAATAGAATAAATGAAGTTATGAAATATTTGGAGCAAACTAAGGAATATATGGGAGTGCTTTATTCACTGTATAACGAATTGGAAGTTTTATATAAAATAAAAATTTTAAAAAAAGAAGGTAAACAATTTAGCTCTAATTATAACACTTTTAAAATTCAGTTTGAAAAAGTAAAAGAAGCATTTAAAATAAATAACAGAATTCCAAATTCGTATGCTATTTTCAAAAAATTGGAATTAGAGAAAAATTATAGTTTAGAAAGTTTAAAAAAATTGGTATATCGCTCCTGGGAAATTGAAAATTCTATAAAAACTGGAAAAATTGAGATGAGTGCTGGAGTCGAAAGGCTAATAATGCAGATTTCTTCACTTTATAAGATAGACTGTATAATAAAATGA
- a CDS encoding amino acid ABC transporter ATP-binding protein codes for MIKVENLKLSFGKNEVLKGINFKIEKGQVISIIGPSGSGKSTFLRSLNFLETASSGTITFGNETFDLSKINKKDINRLRKNTTMVFQNYNLFKNKTALENVIEGLLIVKKMNRNEATEIGLKMLEKVGLKDKAEFYPNQLSGGQQQRVGIARAVAMSPKVILLDEPTSALDPELIGEVLKVIKDMVKENMTMIIVTHEMQFAREVSDYIVFMDGGTIIEEGKPEEIFVNSQNKRLQNFLKRYSESETDIYSI; via the coding sequence ATGATAAAGGTTGAAAATCTAAAATTGTCTTTTGGAAAAAATGAAGTTTTGAAAGGAATAAACTTTAAAATAGAAAAAGGACAGGTAATAAGTATCATAGGACCGAGCGGATCTGGAAAATCAACATTTTTACGAAGCCTTAATTTTCTTGAAACAGCTTCATCAGGAACAATAACTTTTGGAAACGAAACATTTGACTTGAGCAAAATAAATAAAAAAGATATAAACAGACTTAGAAAAAATACGACAATGGTTTTTCAGAATTATAATTTATTCAAAAATAAAACTGCTTTGGAAAATGTAATTGAGGGTCTTTTAATTGTAAAAAAAATGAATAGGAATGAAGCAACAGAAATTGGATTAAAAATGCTTGAAAAAGTGGGATTAAAAGATAAAGCCGAATTTTATCCAAATCAGCTTTCTGGAGGACAGCAGCAAAGGGTAGGAATCGCAAGGGCGGTTGCAATGAGTCCAAAAGTAATTTTACTTGACGAGCCAACTTCAGCACTTGATCCTGAACTTATCGGAGAAGTTCTGAAAGTTATAAAAGATATGGTAAAAGAAAATATGACAATGATAATTGTTACCCATGAAATGCAGTTTGCAAGAGAAGTATCTGATTATATAGTATTTATGGATGGTGGAACAATTATAGAAGAAGGAAAGCCTGAAGAAATTTTTGTTAATTCTCAAAATAAGAGGTTACAAAATTTTTTGAAAAGATATTCTGAGAGTGAAACGGATATTTATTCAATATAA
- a CDS encoding amino acid ABC transporter permease: MNNNVPFLNWGFMVRAIPEILKALPMTLNIAIVTMIFSLILSFFIALVRINKIPVLTRLATIYVSFIRGTPLLVQIYLAYYGLPKILDYIHLKYGFNIDVNNIPAIIFVYVAFILNVSGYLSETFRAAIQSVDKGQVEAALSIGMTKWQAMRRIVLPQAIIITFPNFGNTFISLIKDSSLAFTVSIVEMMGKAKIISASGLDIFEAYIVVAGIYWVVCIIVEKVMGIVEKKLRVGGL, from the coding sequence ATGAATAATAATGTACCTTTTTTAAACTGGGGATTTATGGTAAGAGCTATTCCAGAAATACTGAAAGCATTGCCAATGACTCTGAATATTGCGATTGTTACGATGATATTTTCGCTGATACTCAGTTTTTTTATCGCACTTGTGAGAATAAATAAAATTCCTGTGCTGACAAGGCTTGCTACAATTTATGTGTCCTTTATAAGAGGGACACCTCTTTTAGTTCAGATTTACCTTGCCTATTATGGATTGCCTAAAATATTAGATTATATACATTTAAAGTATGGATTTAATATAGATGTGAATAATATTCCTGCGATTATATTTGTTTATGTGGCATTTATTTTAAATGTATCAGGTTATCTGTCAGAAACATTCAGGGCGGCAATTCAGTCGGTGGATAAAGGGCAAGTTGAAGCTGCATTGTCTATTGGAATGACAAAATGGCAGGCAATGAGAAGAATTGTGCTTCCACAGGCGATTATAATAACTTTTCCTAATTTTGGAAATACTTTCATAAGTCTGATAAAGGATTCCTCACTTGCTTTTACAGTTTCAATTGTGGAAATGATGGGAAAAGCAAAAATAATATCAGCTTCAGGGCTGGATATTTTTGAGGCATATATTGTTGTTGCTGGAATTTACTGGGTTGTTTGCATAATTGTGGAAAAAGTCATGGGAATTGTGGAAAAGAAATTGAGAGTAGGTGGACTGTAG
- a CDS encoding transporter substrate-binding domain-containing protein: MKNILKLTGILLIGLFLISCGGKQENGKSGSSEGKQKVKVGTEGVYAPFTFTDGSGKLTGYDVEVVEEIGKRANLDIEFVPTPWDSMFLGLESKKFDFIANEIAKNPEREKKYTFSDDYLVSAAQIIVKKGRTDIKTLEDLKGKRVMTGVGSNYNKTLTDFDKNKEINYAYFDGNVSIALEEIAQGKADATLNDRLTVGYFTKQRGNLVEIVGEPVTKTPVYFTFRKDSEELKNKVNKALAEMKADGTLAKISEKWFGGDYTK, from the coding sequence ATGAAAAATATTTTAAAATTAACAGGAATTTTATTGATAGGACTATTTCTTATCAGCTGTGGAGGGAAACAGGAAAATGGTAAAAGTGGGAGTAGTGAAGGAAAACAAAAAGTGAAAGTTGGAACAGAAGGAGTTTATGCACCATTTACGTTTACTGATGGAAGTGGGAAATTAACTGGATATGATGTGGAAGTTGTTGAAGAAATTGGGAAAAGAGCAAATTTAGATATAGAGTTTGTGCCTACACCTTGGGATAGTATGTTTTTAGGACTGGAATCGAAAAAATTTGACTTTATTGCAAATGAAATTGCTAAAAATCCTGAAAGAGAGAAAAAATATACTTTTTCTGATGATTATTTAGTATCAGCCGCTCAAATTATCGTTAAAAAGGGAAGAACTGACATTAAGACACTTGAGGATTTAAAAGGTAAAAGGGTTATGACAGGAGTAGGAAGCAATTATAACAAGACTTTGACTGATTTTGACAAAAATAAGGAAATAAATTATGCTTATTTTGATGGAAATGTTTCAATTGCACTTGAAGAAATTGCACAAGGAAAAGCAGACGCTACTTTAAATGACAGATTGACAGTAGGATATTTCACAAAACAAAGAGGAAATCTTGTAGAAATCGTAGGAGAGCCTGTAACAAAAACACCTGTATACTTCACATTTAGAAAAGATAGCGAAGAATTGAAAAATAAAGTAAATAAAGCACTAGCTGAAATGAAAGCTGACGGAACGCTTGCCAAAATATCAGAAAAGTGGTTTGGTGGAGATTATACAAAATAA
- a CDS encoding cupin domain-containing protein, with the protein MAGIVKNQGGLAFSGTNYKVVKEVLDSGEKIPLHNHEGEDVVISVLKGKLEIYLNDDETHTLVPGDIIGFDGKNLVKGTALEYTEFNETLIKK; encoded by the coding sequence ATGGCTGGAATAGTAAAAAATCAAGGTGGATTAGCTTTTAGTGGGACTAATTATAAAGTGGTGAAGGAAGTTTTAGATTCAGGAGAAAAAATCCCTTTGCATAATCATGAAGGAGAAGATGTTGTAATTTCGGTTTTAAAGGGGAAATTGGAAATATATTTAAATGACGATGAAACACATACTTTAGTGCCTGGCGACATCATTGGTTTTGATGGAAAGAATCTTGTTAAAGGTACTGCATTGGAGTATACAGAATTTAATGAAACACTTATAAAAAAATAA